One window of Miscanthus floridulus cultivar M001 unplaced genomic scaffold, ASM1932011v1 fs_356_1_2, whole genome shotgun sequence genomic DNA carries:
- the LOC136531446 gene encoding xyloglucan endotransglucosylase/hydrolase protein 24-like, with the protein MASAFISSRTCVLLALLLGLCTAGAAAGRVDDGLEVTWGDGRGSVSPDGQVLTLSLDHTSGSGFRSKDTYLFARADVQIKLVPNNSAGTVTTFYFISEGPWDVHDEVDLEFLGNVSGQPYTLHTNVYAYGNGSREQQFHLWFDPTTDFHTYSIEWTQQHILVLVDGTPIREFKNHADRGVPYPSSQQMRLYGSLWDAEDWATQGGRVKTDWSQAPFVAQYRNFTATAPPPLGSANGYGQQMDAAAQQSMKWARDNYMVYDYCADTKRFPQGVPPECSMP; encoded by the exons ATGGCGAGCGCTTTTATTAGCTCCAGGACTTGCGTGCTGCTGGCGCTGCTCCTGGGGCTCTGCACcgccggcgcggcggcgggcaGGGTCGACGACGGCCTGGAGGTGACGTGGGGCGACGGCCGCGGGAGCGTCTCGCCCGACGGCCAGGTGCTGACGCTGTCGCTCGACCACACCTCCGGCTCCGGGTTCCGCTCCAAGGACACGTACCTCTTCGCGCGCGCCGACGTGCAGATCAAGCTCGTCCCCAACAACTCCGCCGGCACGGTCACCACCTTCTAC TTCATCTCGGAGGGGCCATGGGATGTCCACGATGAGGTCGACCTCGAGTTCCTGGGCAACGTGAGCGGGCAGCCCTACACGCTGCACACCAACGTGTACGCCTACGGCAACGGCAGCAGGGAGCAGCAGTTCCACCTCTGGTTCGACCCCACCACCGACTTCCACACCTACTCCATCGAGTGGACGCAGCAGCACATCCT CGTGCTGGTGGACGGGACGCCGATCCGGGAGTTCAAGAACCACGCGGACCGGGGCGTGCCGTACCCGTCGTCGCAGCAGATGCGCCTGTACGGCTCGCTGTGGGACGCCGAGGACTGGGCCACGCAGGGCGGCCGCGTCAAGACGGACTGGTCACAGGCCCCCTTCGTGGCGCAGTACCGCAACTTCAcggccaccgcgccgccgccgctggggtCGGCTAATGGGTACGGGCAGCAGATGGACGCGGCGGCGCAGCAGTCGATGAAGTGGGCGCGGGACAACTACATGGTGTACGACTACTGCGCGGACACCAAGCGCTTCCCGCAGGGCGTCCCGCCCGAGTGCTCCATGCCGTAG